Proteins encoded by one window of Streptomyces uncialis:
- a CDS encoding dioxygenase family protein encodes MPALYLSHGAPPLADDVLWPGQLAAWSSGLPRPKAVLMVSAHWEEAPLALGAVEPTPLVYDFWGFPDRYYQVRYDAPGAPALAESVRRLLRAPGMPVQDIPDRGLDHGAYVPLVEMYPDADIPVLQVSMPTLDPRKLLEIGRKLAPLRDEGVLIVGSGFFTHNLAALRHPGGVPGWSVEFDDWGHRALDSGDVDGLLDFTVKSPAGALAHPRTEHFAPLFVAMGAADAAGDLDTQRSVIDGFWMGLAKRSVQFG; translated from the coding sequence ATGCCTGCCCTCTACCTCAGCCACGGGGCGCCCCCGCTCGCCGACGACGTTCTATGGCCGGGCCAGCTCGCCGCCTGGTCGTCCGGGCTGCCGCGCCCCAAAGCTGTCCTGATGGTGTCCGCCCACTGGGAGGAGGCGCCACTGGCGCTCGGCGCCGTGGAGCCCACCCCGCTCGTCTACGACTTCTGGGGCTTCCCGGACCGCTACTACCAGGTCCGGTACGACGCTCCAGGCGCCCCCGCGCTCGCGGAGTCGGTACGACGGCTGCTGCGCGCTCCCGGCATGCCTGTGCAGGACATCCCGGACCGTGGCCTCGACCATGGCGCTTACGTGCCCCTGGTCGAGATGTACCCGGACGCCGACATCCCCGTCCTCCAGGTCTCCATGCCGACCCTCGATCCCCGCAAGCTGCTGGAGATCGGCCGGAAGCTGGCGCCTCTGCGGGACGAGGGCGTTCTGATCGTCGGCAGTGGTTTCTTCACGCACAACCTCGCCGCGCTGCGCCACCCGGGAGGGGTGCCCGGGTGGTCCGTCGAGTTCGACGACTGGGGACACCGTGCGCTGGACTCGGGCGATGTCGACGGCCTCCTTGACTTCACGGTCAAGTCCCCGGCGGGCGCACTGGCCCACCCCCGTACCGAACACTTCGCCCCGCTGTTCGTCGCGATGGGCGCCGCCGACGCGGCCGGTGACCTCGATACGCAGCGCAGCGTGATCGACGGCTTCTGGATGGGGCTGGCGAAGCGGTCGGTGCAGTTCGGCTGA
- a CDS encoding MarR family winged helix-turn-helix transcriptional regulator, whose product MTTAPSSVTTPSAPPAPASPLAEQPPDAPTATEPPQTGDDATPAVQPRWLDADEQRVWQAYLSATTLLDDHLDRQLQRDAGMPHVYYGFLVQLSEAPRRRLRMTEMARAAKITRSRLSHAIARLERNGWVTREDCPSDRRGQFAVLTDQGYEVLRRTAPGHVEAVRQALFDRLTPAQQKTLGEIMEIVAEGLQPLDAGADLPWLR is encoded by the coding sequence ATGACGACGGCACCCTCATCAGTAACCACACCGTCCGCTCCTCCCGCGCCCGCATCGCCCCTCGCCGAGCAGCCGCCCGACGCACCGACTGCCACCGAGCCGCCCCAGACGGGCGACGACGCCACCCCGGCCGTGCAACCCCGGTGGCTCGATGCGGACGAACAGCGGGTCTGGCAGGCCTACCTCAGTGCGACGACGCTCCTGGACGACCACCTCGACCGGCAGCTCCAGCGCGACGCGGGCATGCCTCACGTCTACTACGGCTTCCTCGTGCAGCTCTCGGAGGCACCTCGGCGGCGGCTGCGGATGACCGAGATGGCAAGGGCAGCCAAGATCACGAGATCGCGGCTCTCCCACGCCATCGCCCGCCTGGAGAGGAACGGATGGGTCACCCGTGAGGACTGTCCGTCGGACCGGCGCGGACAGTTCGCGGTGCTGACCGATCAGGGGTACGAGGTGTTGAGGCGTACGGCGCCGGGCCACGTCGAGGCGGTCCGGCAGGCCCTGTTCGACCGGCTCACCCCCGCACAGCAGAAGACCCTCGGCGAGATCATGGAGATCGTCGCCGAGGGACTCCAGCCCTTGGACGCGGGGGCGGACCTGCCCTGGCTGCGCTGA